The genomic interval GAAAGATACAGGCAGGTTACTGCGCCTGAGTCCTTTTCACAAGCGAGATACGACGCTGCAAGTGAAAAAGTTTTGAAATCCAATTGTGTAATAGCTATCAATGTGGAACTTCATTCCGACAAAATTCCGGAATGGGAAGAAACAGCCGCTGTTGCCTGTGCTGTTCAGAATATGTGGCTTACTGCAACCGCTTATGGTATTGGATCTTATTGGAGCAGTCCTGGTATATTAAAAGAACTTGGGCAATTCCTTAATCTGGAAGAGAACCAGAAATGCCTCGGATTATTTTTTATGGGCTATCACGATGCACCGGAAGCACCAGCACGACGTACTCCTTTTGAAAACAAAGTGACCTGGGCTGAATAATGGGAAAACAAAAGTTCACCCTGCGTGCTGAGGCGGTTTCTAAAAATTTTGGTATTACTTCTGTTTTGTCAGCAATTGACCTGGCTCTACCTGCGGGTGAATG from Dyadobacter sp. NIV53 carries:
- a CDS encoding nitroreductase; the protein is MENSAEIITKTIRNRRSIFPPSYIEKDIPKEIINTILENANYAPTHKLTEPWRFIVFKGESLNKLGGFFSERYRQVTAPESFSQARYDAASEKVLKSNCVIAINVELHSDKIPEWEETAAVACAVQNMWLTATAYGIGSYWSSPGILKELGQFLNLEENQKCLGLFFMGYHDAPEAPARRTPFENKVTWAE